The sequence AAAAACAGTAAAGCCGAGATCGTAGATCTTACCTTCGGGATTCAACGCCACGAGCAGCTGCAGTGGCCCCTCTTTCCCTTGTTCATTGACAATCACGACCGTGCCCGTCACGGTGGACTTGTCGGCCCCGATGCCCTGATAGACCGTGTAGGTGCCGGCTGTTTCGACCCCGTAAGTCTGGGCAAGCGCCTTGCTCTTGTCCGCATCTACGGTGACGGACACTTTCTTGAGCGTGGCGGCTCCGTGGTTCTGGAGCATTTCCTTGAGGGCGTCTTTCATCGTGACGACCCCGTTGGTCTTGGCTATCTGGGCTACGGCCGGCTGCGCGCCCAGGGCGACGGCCACGAGAGCGGTAGCGAAAATCAGATTGAGTCGACGCATAGTCAGGATATATCGTTGGTGTGAGGATGAAGAAACCAGAGCTGGTAGATGCCAATGACAAACACCAGCAGGAAGGACATGGCCATCACCATGCCGGAAACGACGAGGAGCCAGGCAAAGCCCGCACCGACGAAGCGGGTCAGCAGCAT comes from Rhodothermales bacterium and encodes:
- a CDS encoding FMN-binding protein; amino-acid sequence: MRRLNLIFATALVAVALGAQPAVAQIAKTNGVVTMKDALKEMLQNHGAATLKKVSVTVDADKSKALAQTYGVETAGTYTVYQGIGADKSTVTGTVVIVNEQGKEGPLQLLVALNPEGKIYDLGFTVFGEDKGKSASTWGFLKQFVEKKAGDPFVVGNDIDGVSGATWSSNSVTSAAERGVVVFAEFLK